Proteins from one Microbacterium proteolyticum genomic window:
- a CDS encoding primary-amine oxidase yields MTADRHWSDPLTPSEIVEITALVRADDRIGAEPRFWGIAVEEGLARSLAPGQGRPVRLVVMNPAAHAAWEVTGWTSGTDRVEASLASWSPVDAKRPGVSSDEARAIARAAREHPLLKEALAKRGITDTTHVWVDPESITGFEPEDLADRRLSWGTVWYRKSADDNGYARPVAGLVPILDLETLDIIRIEDHGVIPMASEGGNYRSGTWGPDRHVAPLEITQPEGPGFTVEGHRVTWQNWSFRIGFTHREGLVLHDIAYRDGDVERPVLRRAAVNEMYVPYLDADPTAYRKNFFDWGEYGAGPLTASLELGCDCLGEIHYFDAHVLDGVGEAQTITNGVCLHEEDSSILWKHVNTRTGEADVRRSRRLVISFFATVANYDYGFYWSLYQDGSIELEIKLTGILSVSGIDDGKMPAFGRMVSPNVQAPTHQHYFAVRMDTAIDGPKNRLVEVHAEVEEDEELNPWGNAVKMVSEVIASEKDAGRMADASRAVHWRVENTERTNRFGESTAYRLSAMHTTRLFAKPGSIVERKAPFVSKHLWATAYDPNERFITGDYPNQAPLEAEGITAWQQADRPLDGAELVLWPIVGVHHYPKPEEWPIMPVHRIGLRFEPDGFFTRNPSLDLPPSSGGDHCHAPTAGSGGAVAEGHAFHGHDAGGHEHHDHSAHGHHGHEHHGH; encoded by the coding sequence ATGACCGCCGACCGGCACTGGAGCGACCCCCTCACCCCGAGCGAGATCGTCGAGATCACCGCGCTCGTGCGCGCGGACGACCGCATCGGCGCCGAACCCCGCTTCTGGGGCATCGCCGTCGAGGAGGGCCTGGCCCGCAGCCTCGCCCCCGGCCAAGGGCGCCCGGTGCGCCTGGTGGTCATGAACCCCGCCGCGCACGCGGCGTGGGAGGTCACCGGCTGGACCTCGGGCACCGATCGCGTCGAGGCGTCGCTGGCATCCTGGAGCCCCGTGGATGCCAAGCGCCCCGGCGTCTCCAGCGATGAGGCGCGCGCGATCGCCCGCGCCGCCCGCGAGCACCCGCTGTTGAAGGAAGCCCTGGCCAAGCGCGGGATCACCGACACCACGCACGTGTGGGTCGACCCCGAGTCGATCACGGGCTTCGAGCCGGAGGACCTCGCCGACCGCCGTCTGTCGTGGGGCACCGTCTGGTACCGCAAGAGCGCCGACGACAACGGCTACGCGCGTCCGGTCGCGGGGCTCGTGCCGATCCTCGACCTCGAGACGCTCGACATCATCCGCATCGAGGACCACGGCGTCATCCCGATGGCCAGCGAGGGCGGCAACTACCGCTCCGGCACCTGGGGTCCGGACCGGCACGTCGCGCCGCTGGAGATCACCCAGCCCGAGGGGCCCGGCTTCACCGTCGAGGGTCACCGGGTCACGTGGCAGAACTGGTCGTTCCGCATCGGCTTCACGCACCGCGAGGGGCTCGTCCTGCACGACATCGCCTACCGCGACGGCGACGTCGAGCGTCCCGTCCTCCGCCGCGCCGCGGTCAACGAGATGTACGTGCCGTACCTCGACGCCGACCCGACGGCGTACCGCAAGAACTTCTTCGACTGGGGCGAGTACGGGGCCGGCCCCCTCACGGCATCCCTCGAACTCGGATGCGACTGCCTCGGCGAGATCCACTACTTCGACGCGCACGTGCTCGACGGCGTCGGCGAGGCCCAGACCATCACCAACGGCGTGTGCCTGCACGAGGAGGACTCCTCCATCCTGTGGAAGCACGTGAACACCCGCACCGGCGAGGCCGACGTCCGCCGCTCGCGCCGCCTCGTGATCTCGTTCTTCGCCACCGTCGCGAACTACGACTACGGGTTCTACTGGTCGCTGTACCAGGACGGCTCGATCGAGCTGGAGATCAAGCTCACCGGCATCCTGTCGGTCTCCGGTATCGACGACGGCAAGATGCCCGCCTTCGGTCGCATGGTCAGCCCCAACGTCCAGGCCCCGACGCACCAGCACTACTTCGCCGTGCGCATGGACACCGCGATCGACGGCCCGAAGAACCGCCTGGTCGAGGTGCACGCCGAGGTCGAGGAGGACGAGGAGCTGAACCCCTGGGGCAACGCGGTGAAGATGGTCTCCGAGGTCATCGCCTCCGAGAAGGATGCCGGCCGGATGGCCGACGCGTCCCGGGCGGTGCACTGGCGGGTGGAGAACACCGAGCGCACCAACCGGTTCGGCGAGAGCACCGCCTACCGCCTGTCGGCGATGCACACGACGCGTCTGTTCGCCAAGCCCGGCAGCATCGTCGAGCGCAAGGCCCCGTTCGTGTCGAAGCACCTGTGGGCGACCGCCTACGACCCGAACGAGCGCTTCATCACGGGCGACTACCCCAACCAGGCTCCGCTCGAGGCGGAGGGCATCACGGCCTGGCAGCAGGCCGACCGGCCGCTCGACGGCGCCGAGCTCGTGCTCTGGCCGATCGTCGGCGTGCACCACTACCCGAAGCCCGAGGAGTGGCCGATCATGCCGGTGCACCGCATCGGGCTGCGCTTCGAGCCGGACGGGTTCTTCACGCGGAACCCCTCACTCGACCTGCCGCCGTCTTCGGGCGGTGACCACTGCCACGCGCCGACAGCGGGTTCCGGCGGGGCCGTCGCCGAGGGCCACGCGTTCCACGGACACGACGCCGGCGGGCACGAGCACCACGACCACTCCGCGCACGGGCACCACGGGCACGAGCACCACGGGCACTGA
- a CDS encoding carbohydrate ABC transporter permease, with protein sequence MRTRPNIVGGAVAALWLGIILIPILLMLRAAFDTQAGYAENGPLAWPSTLTLENFVTAIEGGFLRNLANSAIITAGTVALVLLVVPPLSFAIVRSTSRTVANAFRLMLLGLAIPAQVVVVPVSYLIIQLGLNNSLVGVILPTTAFAIPVCTLVLTGAMRNIGDELYEAMAIDGASTMRIFTRMVLPLSKGGIATVIVFSALQAWNGFLLPLVLARSPEVTVATVALNQFRGQYSVNVPGLMAAVVLTIIPILVVYLFARRALVAGVMGLGGK encoded by the coding sequence ATGCGCACACGTCCGAACATCGTCGGCGGGGCGGTCGCGGCGCTCTGGCTCGGCATCATCCTGATCCCGATCCTGTTGATGCTGCGCGCCGCCTTCGACACGCAGGCCGGTTACGCGGAGAACGGCCCTCTGGCCTGGCCGAGCACTCTGACTCTGGAGAACTTCGTCACGGCGATCGAGGGCGGATTCCTCCGCAATCTCGCGAACTCGGCGATCATCACGGCCGGCACCGTCGCTCTGGTGCTGCTGGTCGTTCCCCCGCTGTCCTTCGCGATCGTCCGCAGCACCTCGAGGACCGTGGCGAACGCGTTCCGGCTCATGCTCCTGGGCTTGGCGATCCCGGCGCAGGTGGTGGTCGTCCCGGTGTCGTACCTGATCATCCAGCTCGGGCTCAACAACTCCCTCGTAGGCGTGATCCTGCCGACCACCGCGTTCGCGATCCCCGTGTGCACGCTCGTGCTGACCGGCGCGATGCGCAACATCGGCGACGAGCTCTACGAGGCGATGGCGATCGACGGGGCCTCGACGATGCGGATCTTCACGCGGATGGTGCTCCCGCTGTCGAAGGGCGGCATCGCGACCGTCATCGTCTTCTCGGCCCTGCAGGCCTGGAACGGATTCCTGCTGCCCCTCGTGCTCGCCCGCTCCCCCGAGGTGACGGTCGCGACCGTCGCGCTGAACCAGTTCCGCGGCCAGTACAGCGTCAATGTCCCCGGTCTGATGGCGGCGGTCGTGCTGACGATCATCCCGATCCTGGTGGTCTACCTCTTCGCCCGCCGCGCGCTCGTCGCCGGCGTCATGGGCTTGGGCGGGAAGTAG
- a CDS encoding carbohydrate ABC transporter permease has product MTESTRAARSTRRRGGLHHAGRPGALWAAPAVAFFAVFALLPLAYAVYLSFTKYNGIAIAAPRFVGGENWARLASDPAVPQALWLSIVLVVLAVVTQTPVALLIGVWTAGQQRGRAIVAALYFLPLLMSAAAIAVLFSALVDPNFGLPAALPWLFGDGNLLGTSPSAMAVVAFVLAWQYVPFHSLIYQAAARSVPPVLYQAAAIDGAGTVRQFFSITLPQLRNTVITSVILMVVGTFTTFETILIITGGGPSGGTTILAYLMYIAGFGAAANYGYASVIAVVLIIIATIISLGMVRLTGFDRMRGTQEGI; this is encoded by the coding sequence GTGACTGAATCCACTCGGGCGGCTCGGTCCACTCGCCGCCGGGGCGGTCTGCACCACGCAGGCCGTCCCGGCGCGCTCTGGGCCGCACCCGCCGTCGCCTTCTTCGCCGTCTTCGCCCTGTTGCCGCTGGCGTACGCGGTCTACCTCTCGTTCACCAAGTACAACGGCATCGCCATCGCCGCACCCCGATTCGTCGGTGGCGAGAACTGGGCGCGCCTGGCATCCGACCCGGCCGTTCCGCAGGCGCTGTGGCTGAGCATCGTGCTGGTCGTCCTCGCGGTCGTCACGCAGACACCGGTCGCGCTCCTCATCGGCGTGTGGACCGCCGGGCAGCAGCGCGGTCGGGCGATCGTCGCGGCGCTCTACTTCCTCCCGCTGTTGATGTCGGCCGCCGCGATCGCGGTGCTGTTCTCCGCCCTCGTCGACCCCAACTTCGGTCTCCCGGCGGCCCTGCCGTGGCTGTTCGGCGACGGCAACCTCCTCGGCACCTCGCCCTCGGCGATGGCGGTCGTCGCCTTCGTCCTCGCCTGGCAGTACGTCCCGTTCCACAGCCTCATCTACCAGGCCGCCGCACGTTCGGTGCCGCCGGTGCTCTACCAGGCGGCGGCCATCGACGGCGCGGGGACGGTGCGCCAGTTCTTCAGCATCACGCTGCCGCAGCTGCGCAACACGGTGATCACGTCGGTGATCCTCATGGTGGTGGGTACCTTCACCACCTTCGAGACCATTCTCATCATCACCGGCGGCGGCCCCTCCGGCGGGACGACGATCCTCGCCTATCTCATGTACATCGCCGGCTTCGGGGCGGCGGCCAACTACGGCTACGCCTCGGTGATCGCCGTCGTGCTCATCATCATCGCGACGATCATCTCGCTGGGCATGGTCCGCCTCACCGGCTTCGACCGCATGCGCGGAACGCAGGAGGGCATCTGA
- a CDS encoding ABC transporter substrate-binding protein: protein MNSHIARRIGAIGVAGVLIAGLAGCAGSTGPSSSRPENEVHLLVFNDAAAEAETALAEKFNETSDVKIVVDKSPETESVAYINGVRQSLGTPDAPDIFMSWGAAQIQDFVDSGALLSYNDWIDQTPALRDSFSPAVFDQEVIDGQAYGIPVRGTQPVFLFNNASVLSANGLKPAATWDELLSQVSTLKAAGVTPIGLAGASQWPTLMWFQYVYAQTIGNDQVAKALAGDTSVWDSAGSREALTKLRALIDAGAFGTTFDSVDYDNSPALLRSGKSAYELMGTWNYAVQAGADATFADTELGYSSFPAFGSLPAGQLSGNVSNYYNVVADTRYPDTVKAFLQELYSPEFIQSQLALGNLPTTTDVGDYLADAPGTESAKKFLEFTNDAVQAAPSFQLSWDQAVPTASKQGMLDAMSGFFSGTLDADGFVKALQGLQY from the coding sequence ATGAACAGTCACATCGCTCGACGCATCGGCGCCATCGGCGTCGCCGGCGTCCTGATCGCCGGACTCGCCGGTTGTGCGGGATCCACCGGCCCCAGCTCCTCGCGGCCCGAGAACGAGGTCCATCTCCTCGTCTTCAACGACGCGGCGGCCGAGGCCGAGACGGCTCTGGCGGAGAAGTTCAACGAGACCAGCGACGTCAAGATCGTCGTCGACAAGTCGCCCGAGACCGAGTCGGTCGCCTACATCAACGGCGTCCGCCAGTCGCTGGGCACCCCCGACGCACCCGACATCTTCATGAGCTGGGGCGCGGCCCAGATCCAGGACTTCGTCGACTCGGGTGCCCTGCTGTCGTACAACGACTGGATCGACCAGACCCCGGCGCTGCGCGACTCGTTCAGCCCGGCCGTCTTCGACCAGGAGGTCATCGACGGTCAGGCCTACGGCATCCCGGTCCGGGGCACGCAGCCGGTGTTCCTGTTCAACAACGCCTCGGTGCTCTCGGCGAACGGCCTGAAGCCCGCCGCGACCTGGGACGAGCTGCTGTCGCAGGTGTCCACCCTCAAGGCTGCCGGAGTCACCCCGATCGGCCTGGCCGGCGCCAGCCAGTGGCCGACGCTGATGTGGTTCCAGTACGTCTACGCGCAGACCATCGGGAACGACCAGGTCGCCAAGGCCCTCGCCGGCGACACGTCGGTGTGGGACAGCGCCGGCAGCCGTGAGGCGCTGACGAAGCTGCGCGCGCTCATCGACGCGGGAGCCTTCGGCACCACCTTCGACTCCGTCGACTACGACAACTCCCCCGCTCTGCTGCGCAGCGGCAAGTCCGCCTACGAGCTGATGGGCACGTGGAACTACGCCGTGCAGGCGGGCGCCGACGCGACCTTCGCCGACACCGAACTCGGCTACAGCAGCTTCCCGGCCTTCGGTTCCCTCCCCGCCGGCCAGCTGTCCGGAAACGTCAGCAACTACTACAACGTCGTCGCCGACACCCGGTACCCCGACACCGTGAAGGCGTTCCTCCAGGAGCTCTACAGCCCCGAGTTCATCCAGTCCCAGCTGGCCCTCGGCAACCTGCCCACGACGACCGACGTGGGCGACTACCTCGCGGACGCCCCGGGCACCGAATCCGCCAAGAAGTTCCTCGAGTTCACCAACGACGCCGTCCAGGCGGCGCCCAGTTTCCAGCTGTCGTGGGACCAGGCCGTTCCGACGGCCAGCAAGCAGGGCATGCTGGACGCCATGAGCGGCTTCTTCAGTGGCACGCTCGACGCGGACGGATTCGTCAAGGCCCTGCAGGGCCTGCAGTACTGA
- a CDS encoding beta-glucosidase family protein, translating to MTSSHPPLPASPDAAERAHALLARMTLEEKIAQLGSSWPGSEQAEGDVAPMQETHLRAESFEDAVVDGLGHLTRVYGTTPVSPADGRARLDVLQAAVVDGNRWGIPAIAHEECLTGVTAWGATVYPTPLAWAASFDPATVRLMGARIGSDLRSLGVHQGLAPVLDVVRDYRWGRVEETMGEDPHVVAEIGTAYVEGVESAGAVATPKHFAGYAASRGARNHAPVSIGPREFADVILPPFERALQTARSVMNSYTDVDGIPAAADTNLFTSLLREQWGFEGTVVSDYWAIPFLHSMHRIAADEEAAGVLALHAGIDVELPHRMSFLGLAEAVRAGEVPEALIDRAAERVLRQKIELALLDIADEPRREVDLDSPANRVVAVTLAERSIVLVKNGGVLPLAPSLRRIAVIGPTADDAACLFGCYSFPNHVLVHHPDTPLGIVAPTYLDALFETLDDAEITAVAGTSVRGGETEGIAAAVAAARDAEVAIVFVGDRSGMFGLGTSGEGCDVATLDLPGAQQQLVDAVLDSGTPVILVVSSGRPYALGRAVGEAAAIVQVFFPGQEGAGALADILTGRANPSGRLPVQIPTRHAPQPGTYLAPPLALRSDGVSNLDPSPAFTFGHGLSYTRFERRIVDADTTARTEADDVVLAVEVRNTGPVRGADVVQVYVSVADPSVVQPLRRLVAFHRVDLDAGQSAVVELRLPVETFAFTGIDLVRSVEPGPITLRVAASADDDGEARQIELVGERAPAPSPRRRFPSARVR from the coding sequence ATGACCTCGTCACACCCTCCCCTGCCCGCTTCCCCCGACGCCGCCGAGCGCGCCCACGCCCTGCTCGCCCGGATGACGCTCGAGGAGAAGATCGCCCAGCTCGGCAGCAGCTGGCCCGGCTCCGAACAGGCCGAAGGCGACGTCGCGCCGATGCAGGAGACGCACCTCCGGGCCGAGTCCTTCGAGGACGCGGTCGTCGACGGACTGGGCCACCTGACCCGCGTCTACGGGACCACCCCGGTCTCGCCCGCCGACGGGCGCGCCCGCCTCGACGTGCTGCAGGCCGCGGTGGTCGACGGGAACCGCTGGGGGATCCCCGCGATCGCGCACGAGGAATGCCTCACGGGTGTCACGGCGTGGGGCGCGACCGTCTACCCGACCCCCCTCGCGTGGGCGGCCTCGTTCGATCCCGCGACCGTCCGCCTCATGGGCGCGCGCATCGGGTCGGATCTGCGCAGCCTCGGCGTGCATCAGGGCCTCGCCCCCGTCCTCGACGTGGTCCGCGACTACCGCTGGGGACGCGTGGAGGAGACGATGGGCGAGGACCCCCACGTCGTGGCCGAGATCGGCACCGCCTACGTCGAGGGCGTCGAGTCCGCCGGTGCGGTGGCCACCCCGAAGCACTTCGCCGGGTACGCCGCCTCACGCGGGGCCCGCAACCACGCGCCGGTGTCGATCGGTCCGCGCGAGTTCGCCGACGTCATCCTCCCGCCCTTCGAGCGCGCGCTGCAGACGGCGCGGTCGGTGATGAACTCCTACACCGACGTCGACGGCATCCCCGCCGCCGCGGACACGAACCTCTTCACCTCGCTGCTGCGAGAGCAATGGGGATTCGAGGGCACCGTCGTCTCGGACTACTGGGCGATCCCCTTCCTGCACTCGATGCACCGCATCGCCGCCGACGAGGAGGCGGCCGGCGTCCTCGCTCTGCACGCGGGCATCGACGTCGAGCTCCCCCACCGGATGTCGTTCCTCGGCCTGGCCGAGGCGGTCCGCGCGGGAGAGGTCCCCGAGGCGCTGATCGACCGGGCCGCGGAACGCGTACTGCGACAGAAGATCGAGCTCGCCCTCCTCGACATCGCGGACGAGCCGCGGCGCGAGGTCGATCTCGACTCCCCCGCGAACCGTGTCGTCGCTGTGACCCTCGCGGAACGGTCGATCGTGCTGGTGAAGAACGGCGGCGTGCTTCCCCTCGCCCCGTCCCTCCGGCGCATCGCCGTCATCGGCCCCACCGCGGACGACGCCGCCTGCCTGTTCGGCTGCTATTCGTTCCCGAACCACGTCCTCGTGCACCACCCCGACACGCCGCTCGGAATCGTGGCACCGACCTACCTGGACGCCCTGTTCGAGACGCTCGACGACGCAGAGATCACCGCCGTCGCCGGCACCTCGGTGCGCGGGGGCGAGACCGAGGGGATCGCGGCCGCCGTGGCGGCGGCGCGCGACGCCGAAGTGGCGATCGTCTTCGTCGGAGACCGGTCCGGGATGTTCGGCCTCGGAACCTCGGGCGAAGGATGCGACGTCGCAACACTGGACCTCCCCGGCGCGCAGCAGCAGCTGGTCGACGCCGTGCTCGACTCGGGGACGCCGGTGATCCTCGTGGTCAGTTCGGGCCGCCCCTACGCCCTCGGCCGGGCCGTCGGCGAGGCCGCCGCCATCGTGCAGGTCTTCTTCCCCGGGCAGGAGGGGGCGGGCGCTCTCGCCGACATCCTGACCGGGCGTGCGAACCCCTCGGGACGCCTGCCCGTGCAGATCCCCACGCGGCACGCGCCGCAGCCGGGGACCTATCTCGCCCCGCCCCTGGCCCTGCGCAGCGACGGCGTCAGCAACCTCGACCCCTCCCCCGCGTTCACGTTCGGGCACGGCCTGTCGTACACGCGCTTCGAACGACGGATCGTGGATGCCGACACCACCGCACGCACCGAAGCCGACGACGTGGTGCTCGCCGTCGAAGTCCGCAACACCGGGCCGGTCCGCGGCGCCGACGTCGTGCAGGTGTACGTCAGCGTCGCCGATCCGAGCGTGGTCCAGCCGCTGCGACGGCTCGTGGCGTTCCATCGAGTGGACCTCGACGCGGGGCAGAGCGCCGTCGTCGAGCTGCGTCTCCCGGTCGAGACTTTCGCGTTCACGGGCATCGACCTCGTGCGCTCCGTCGAACCCGGTCCGATCACCCTGCGCGTCGCGGCCTCGGCCGACGACGACGGGGAAGCACGCCAGATCGAGCTCGTCGGAGAGAGGGCTCCGGCGCCCTCGCCGCGGCGGAGGTTCCCCTCCGCGCGGGTGCGATGA
- a CDS encoding LacI family DNA-binding transcriptional regulator: protein MTYGRGATALPADLPDRRTTLAAIAERAHVSIGTVSKVVNERAGVGDETRARVREVIAELGYITHAERQLSAAQLAEPTFELLVDPFDERNPYMFSFLGGATEASGDLGAALVTRRLDSISRMRPNDWARSLAAHHRAGVIEVTTRYSAGRERALRAVGLPMVLVDPIDFPRTTTMSIGATNWAGAYEATTHLLELGHTRIAYIGGPADAACDIARASGWAAAMGSAGHRVDADAVRRDSYSFEHGFAVATDLLRSLGRPTAIFAGADITAMGVLEAARRLGISVPDELSVVGFDDTVLARSSSPNLTTVHQPIADIGRTAVGALLRLARGESFATKRVELATHLVVRDSTAPPPRR from the coding sequence ATGACCTACGGGCGCGGAGCGACGGCGCTCCCCGCGGATCTCCCGGATCGTCGCACCACTCTCGCGGCGATCGCCGAGCGGGCCCACGTGTCGATCGGGACGGTGTCCAAGGTCGTGAACGAGCGCGCCGGTGTCGGCGACGAGACCCGGGCGCGCGTGCGAGAGGTCATCGCCGAGCTCGGGTACATCACGCACGCCGAACGCCAGCTGTCGGCCGCGCAGCTCGCCGAACCCACCTTCGAGCTCCTCGTCGACCCCTTCGACGAGCGGAACCCCTACATGTTCTCGTTCCTCGGCGGCGCCACCGAGGCCTCCGGCGACCTGGGCGCCGCGCTCGTGACCCGCCGCCTGGACTCCATCTCCCGGATGCGACCCAACGACTGGGCGCGCTCCCTCGCCGCCCACCATCGTGCGGGCGTGATCGAGGTGACCACGCGCTACTCGGCCGGGCGGGAGCGCGCGTTGCGTGCCGTCGGCCTGCCCATGGTGCTCGTCGACCCGATCGACTTCCCCCGCACCACGACGATGAGCATCGGGGCGACGAACTGGGCCGGCGCCTACGAAGCCACCACGCACCTGCTCGAGCTCGGGCACACGCGCATCGCCTACATCGGCGGACCCGCGGATGCCGCCTGCGACATCGCCCGCGCGTCGGGGTGGGCCGCGGCGATGGGGTCGGCCGGCCACCGCGTGGACGCCGACGCGGTTCGACGCGATTCGTACTCGTTCGAGCACGGGTTCGCCGTGGCGACCGATCTCCTGCGCTCCCTGGGCCGGCCGACGGCGATCTTCGCGGGTGCGGACATCACCGCGATGGGGGTGCTGGAAGCCGCGCGGCGCCTGGGCATCTCCGTTCCGGACGAGCTGTCCGTGGTGGGCTTCGACGACACGGTCCTGGCCCGTTCGTCGAGCCCGAACCTCACGACCGTGCACCAGCCGATCGCCGACATCGGCCGCACCGCAGTCGGTGCACTCCTGCGTCTCGCCCGCGGGGAGTCCTTCGCCACCAAACGGGTGGAGCTGGCCACGCATCTCGTGGTGCGCGACTCCACGGCGCCCCCGCCGCGTCGCTGA
- a CDS encoding RICIN domain-containing protein, whose translation MSQPKGTRGPSRLRRASALLATVALGVTGLIASAAPASAYQPSPGAVYVADNAGACNKRPCVLYPKSAQLPDGRLVVTFENSQSAVVGQTLPLYKSDDQGTTWQKLADIKPPAQLSTGSAVAKYTSNWTNAQPYVLPQAVGSLAEGTLVVASVVSGDDAYYNEQKAADPNWTPSGDGDRRDVALALYASSDRGATWRFVNIIAAGGWQGGSAGAVGRTSQANSTKQVDPIWEPHLLAYQGQLVAYYSDENDYLGYDSTTGVPTIDPANTTASDSGGQVLVHRTWNGTTAAWSDPVIDVPGLTVDRGNGKTEIGGGRPGMTTVAQTTDGKWIQTYEWWGGGADVQYRISDSPLTFRSATAHAVGDLPVPQGARSLSTGGSPVLSALADGRIVYNAAGSGSVWVNDTGRSDGTWKEYQTPIGAGYSRTIQPVDANGRVLVLQAAWAGGATGPIAYADVDLGRSVGDYTTLVNRKTGQVLAPDSGKTQDANLTGNVADIVSQAASSADAQRWHVVSKGSTVTFLNKSGGRAIGIWGGQGVAGRQLAQWVDDGGADKVWTLEPTSDGYQRIRSTLNSSLYVTGAQTGGAVTVESALAAGTDGTGDDAQEWRIVTTPAPASTFSLRGTASNRCLDVPNGATGVQVQIWDCVGNANQTITATAAGELRVSGKCLAADADGVVNATRVILWDCNGKNSQKWKVRLDGSIASRASGLVLDVTAWGTANGTKVQLWTPNAGANQQWTR comes from the coding sequence ATGTCGCAGCCGAAAGGAACCCGGGGACCGTCCCGCCTGCGGAGGGCGAGCGCCCTCCTGGCCACCGTCGCCCTCGGGGTGACGGGACTCATCGCGTCCGCCGCCCCGGCATCCGCCTATCAACCCAGTCCCGGCGCGGTGTACGTCGCCGACAACGCCGGAGCGTGCAACAAGCGCCCGTGCGTGCTGTACCCGAAGTCGGCGCAGCTGCCGGACGGCCGGCTCGTGGTCACCTTCGAGAACAGCCAGAGCGCGGTCGTCGGGCAGACGCTGCCGCTGTACAAGAGCGATGATCAGGGCACCACCTGGCAGAAGCTGGCCGACATCAAGCCCCCTGCCCAGCTGTCGACGGGCTCTGCGGTGGCCAAGTACACGAGCAACTGGACCAACGCGCAGCCGTACGTCCTCCCGCAGGCCGTCGGCTCCCTCGCCGAGGGCACGCTCGTGGTCGCCTCGGTCGTCTCGGGCGACGACGCGTACTACAACGAGCAGAAGGCGGCCGACCCGAACTGGACGCCCAGCGGCGACGGCGATCGACGCGACGTCGCACTCGCCCTGTATGCGAGCTCGGACCGCGGGGCGACCTGGCGATTCGTCAACATCATCGCCGCGGGCGGCTGGCAGGGCGGCAGCGCGGGCGCGGTCGGACGGACCTCCCAGGCCAACAGCACGAAGCAGGTGGATCCGATCTGGGAGCCGCATCTGCTGGCGTACCAGGGGCAGCTCGTGGCGTACTACAGCGACGAGAACGACTACCTCGGCTACGACAGCACGACCGGCGTGCCGACGATCGATCCCGCCAACACCACGGCATCCGATTCGGGTGGTCAGGTGCTCGTGCACCGGACCTGGAACGGGACGACCGCCGCGTGGAGCGACCCCGTCATCGACGTGCCGGGCCTCACGGTCGATCGCGGCAACGGGAAGACGGAGATCGGCGGGGGGCGCCCGGGGATGACGACGGTCGCGCAGACGACCGACGGCAAGTGGATCCAGACCTACGAGTGGTGGGGCGGCGGCGCCGACGTCCAGTACCGGATCTCGGACAGCCCGCTCACCTTCCGTTCCGCGACCGCGCACGCCGTCGGCGATCTGCCCGTCCCGCAGGGGGCGCGCTCGCTGTCCACCGGTGGAAGCCCGGTGCTCAGCGCACTCGCCGACGGTCGCATCGTCTACAACGCGGCCGGCAGCGGCAGCGTCTGGGTCAACGACACCGGCCGCTCGGACGGCACCTGGAAGGAATACCAGACACCCATCGGAGCGGGCTACAGCCGCACCATCCAGCCGGTCGACGCGAACGGGCGGGTGCTCGTCCTGCAGGCGGCCTGGGCGGGCGGCGCGACCGGTCCCATCGCCTACGCCGACGTCGACCTGGGCCGCTCCGTCGGCGACTACACGACCCTCGTCAATCGCAAGACGGGTCAGGTGCTCGCCCCGGATTCCGGCAAGACACAGGATGCCAACCTCACCGGCAACGTCGCGGACATCGTCTCGCAGGCGGCATCCAGCGCCGACGCCCAGCGGTGGCACGTCGTCTCGAAGGGCTCCACCGTCACGTTCCTGAACAAGTCGGGCGGCCGCGCGATCGGCATCTGGGGCGGGCAGGGCGTCGCGGGACGCCAACTGGCGCAGTGGGTGGACGACGGGGGAGCCGACAAGGTGTGGACCCTCGAGCCCACGAGCGACGGCTACCAGAGGATCCGCTCGACGCTGAACTCGTCGCTCTACGTCACCGGGGCTCAGACCGGTGGCGCGGTCACCGTCGAGAGTGCGCTCGCCGCCGGAACGGACGGCACCGGCGACGACGCGCAGGAATGGCGGATCGTGACGACCCCCGCTCCCGCCTCGACGTTCTCGCTGCGCGGAACTGCATCGAATCGGTGCCTCGACGTCCCCAACGGTGCGACGGGCGTGCAGGTGCAGATCTGGGACTGCGTGGGCAATGCCAACCAGACGATCACCGCGACGGCCGCCGGCGAGCTGCGGGTGTCGGGCAAGTGCCTCGCGGCCGATGCCGACGGCGTCGTCAACGCCACGCGGGTCATCCTCTGGGACTGCAACGGCAAGAACAGCCAGAAGTGGAAGGTCCGCCTGGACGGATCGATCGCGAGCAGGGCCAGCGGGCTCGTGCTCGATGTCACCGCCTGGGGCACGGCGAATGGGACGAAGGTCCAGCTGTGGACCCCCAACGCCGGGGCCAATCAGCAGTGGACGCGCTGA